The Oncorhynchus masou masou isolate Uvic2021 chromosome 31, UVic_Omas_1.1, whole genome shotgun sequence genome includes a region encoding these proteins:
- the LOC135523909 gene encoding glucose-6-phosphatase catalytic subunit 1-like gives MEAVMDAMQGYGVSTTNYLQTNYKDAQGLFLWVSWAADLRNTFFIFFPLWFHLRESVGIKLIWVAVIGDWLNLVFKWILFGERPYWWVHETPYYSNTTAPHIEQYPMTCETGPGSPSGHAMGAAGVYYTLVTSILAIMLTKNKTGSSSKGLYLRGTLWAFFWAVQVCVCLSRVFIAAHFPHQVICGVITGMVVAEAFNRTQWIYGASLKKYFYTTLFLLSIAVGFYVLLKALGVDLLWTLEKAQKWCVRAEWVHMDSTPFASLLRNMGTLFGLGLGLHSPLYTESKNISGTTLFRTGCIVTSLLLLHLFDSFKPPTHTAAVFYLLSFCKSATVPLATVSIIPYCVSGALSSVQSKKYL, from the exons ATGGAGGCAGTCATGGATGCCATGCAGGGCTATGGGGTGAGCACCACTAATTACCTTCAGACCAACTATAAGGATGCCCAGGGTTTGTTCCTGTGGGTGTCCTGGGCTGCTGACCTCAGGAACACCTTCTTCATCTTCTTCCCTCTTTGGTTCCACCTGCGGGAGTCAGTGGGCATCAAGCTCATCTGGGTGGCAGTGATCGGCGACTGGCTCAACCTGGTCTTCAAGTG GATTCTGTTTGGCGAGAGGCCGTATTGGTGGGTCCATGAAACACCTTACTACAGCAATACCACTGCACCTCACATTGAACAGTACCCAATGACCTGTGAAACTGGCCCAG GCAGTCCCTCTGGCCACGCTATGGGAGCTGCAGGCGTCTACTACACACTGGTTACCTCCATTCTAGCCATCATGCTGACCAAGAATAAGACGGGATCTTCCTCTAAGGGCCT GTATCTACGGGGCACTCTGTGGGCGTTCTTCTGGGCGGtccaggtctgtgtgtgtctctccagagTCTTCATTGCTGCCCACTTCCCCCACCAAGTCATCTGTGGAGTAATCACAG GTATGGTTGTGGCCGAGGCGTTCAACAGAACCCAGTGGATCTACGGAGCCAGTCTGAAGAAGTACTTCTACACCAccctctttctgctctccatCGCTGTGGGCTTCTACGTGCTGCTGAAGGCTCTAGGCGTGGACCTGCTATGGACCCTGGAGAAAGCCCAGAAGTGGTGTGTGAGAGCCGAGTGGGTCCACATGGACTCCACTCCCTTCGCCAGCCTCCTGCGTAACATGGGCACCCTGTTTGGCCTGGGCCTGGGCCTGCACTCGCCCCTCTACACCGAGAGCAAGAACATCAGCGGCACCACCCTCTTTAGGACGGGATGTATCGTCACctcgctgctcctgctgcacctCTTTGACTCCTTCAAGCCCCCCACGCACACTGCCGCTGTCTTCTACCTGCTGTCTTTCTGTAAGAGCGCCACTGTCCCCCTGGCAACCGTCAGCATCATCCCCTACTGCGTGTCTGGAGCTCTGAGCAGCGTACAGAGCAAGAAGTATTTGTGA
- the LOC135523910 gene encoding LOW QUALITY PROTEIN: glucose-6-phosphatase catalytic subunit 1-like (The sequence of the model RefSeq protein was modified relative to this genomic sequence to represent the inferred CDS: inserted 2 bases in 1 codon), protein MDLFHSWGVEVAIHLQTQYGHYEGWFXASTVADLHTTFFCFFPVWFHLRRDVGVKLIWVAVIGDWLNLVMKWVLFGERPYWWVHDTRFYGTDPAPVLKQFPITCETGPGSPSGHAMGSSGVWYVMLTAVFSVATERRFPPLLYRFLQVGLWMLLCTVELLVCMSRVYMAAHFPHQVISGVITGIMVAEAFSRVQWIYGASLKKYFYTTIFLLSFAVGFYELLKAIGVDLLWTLEKAQKWCVKAEWVYMDSTPFASLLRNMGTLFGLGLGLHSPLYTENKNSSIPFRVGCITVSLLLLQILDGLTFSSRDQAMFYVLSFSKSAAALFIPTALVSGGLSWIFPGSGAAKLKFS, encoded by the exons ATGGATCTTTTCCACAGCTGGGGGGTGGAAGTGGCCATCCATCTGCAGACCCAGTATGGGCATTATGAGGGCTGGTT AGCCTCTACAGTGGCTGACCTGCATACCACCTTCTTTTGTTTCTTCCCAGTCTGGTTCCATCTGCGCAGGGACGTGGGTGTAAAGCTCATCTGGGTGGCTGTCATCGGGGACTGGCTCAACCTGGTCATGAAGTG GGTTCTATTTGGAGAGAGACCCTATTGGTGGGTCCATGATACCCGCTTCTATGGGACAGATCCAGCCCCTGTCTTAAAACAATTCCCCATCACCTGTGAAACTGGACCAG GAAGCCCTTCGGGTCATGCCATGGGCTCGTCTGGGGTGTGGTACGTGATGTTAACAGCTGTCTTCTCAGTGGCGACAGAAAGGCGGTTCCCCCCTCTCCTGTACAG GTTCTTGCAGGTGGGGCTCTGGATGCTGCTGTGTACAGTAGAGCTGCTGGTGTGCATGTCCAGAGTCTACATGGCTGCCCACTTCCCGCACCAGGTCATCAGTGGGGTCATCACAG GTATCATGGTGGCTGAGGCCTTCTCCAGAGTGCAGTGGATCTATGGAGCCAGTCTGAAGAAGTACTTCTACACCACCATCTTTCTGCTCTCCTTTGCTGTGGGCTTCTACGAGCTGCTGAAAGCTATAGGCGTGGACCTGCTGTGGACCCTGGAGAAAGCCCAGAAGTGGTGTGTGAAAGCCGAGTGGGTCTACATGGACTCCACCCCCTTTGCCAGCCTCCTGCGCAATATGGGCACCCTGTTTGGCCTGGGCCTGGGCCTGCACTCGCCCCTCTACACCGAGAACAAGAACAGCAGCATCCCCTTCAGGGTGGGATGTATCACTGTCTCTTTATTGTTGCTACAGATTTTGGATGGCTTGACGTTCTCCTCGAGAGACCAGGCAATGTTCTATGTGTTGTCATTTAGTAAGAGTGCTGCTGCTCTCTTCATTCCCACAGCTCTGGTTTCCGGAGGACTCTCTTGGATCTTCCCAGGTAGTGGGGCGGCTAAACTGAAATTTTCATAA
- the LOC135525186 gene encoding putative protein PTGES3L, whose protein sequence is MNYKCPRAYYLPRINKMAMLPKNLPRPEDCQGAQALWYDRKKYVIINFMVQNPKDVEVDIQDTFIVLSCKDVDDNSVYNHIYFYDKVIKFDSQVKVHDRSIHILIRKAKENVAWPRLQKDADLKPNWMAVDFDNWRDWENEEDEGMAEYEQYFDMIQDMGNKKEGPPAMDDLDDLSD, encoded by the exons ATGAACTATAAATGTCCAAGAGCATATTATCTCCCTAGAATCAACAAGATGGCTATGCTACCGAAAAACCTTCCCAGGCCAGAGGACTG TCAAGGAGCACAGGCTCTATGGTATGACCGGAAAAAATACGTCATCATTAATTTCATGGTGCAAAACCCCAAGGATGTTGAGGTTGATATTCAGGATACCTTTATAGTTTTAAG TTGTAAAGATGTCGATGACAACAGCGTCTACAATCACATTTATTTCTACGACAAAGTCATCAAATTT GACTCCCAAGTGAAGGTCCATGACCGCAGCATCCACATCTTGATTAGGAAGGCTAAAGAAAATGTAGCATGGCCTCGTCTTCAGAAAGATGCCGATCTCAAG CCAAATTGGATGGCTGTAGACTTTGATAACTGGAGAGACTGGGAGAATGAAGAGGACGAGGGAATGGCGGAGTACGAGCAATATTTTGAC ATGATTCAGGATATGGGGAACAAGAAAGAAGGGCCACCTGCGATGGATGATCTGGATGATCTG AGTGATTGA